In Juglans regia cultivar Chandler chromosome 13, Walnut 2.0, whole genome shotgun sequence, the following proteins share a genomic window:
- the LOC108993983 gene encoding MLP-like protein 43 isoform X1, producing the protein MSSSLSGKLSIEVEAKSSAPALYEANSKRLYETPKLCPTYLQKVDLVEGKWEEVGAVVNWHFLFEGKPVISQEIYESIDDEKLSVTFKVIGGLLVEAYKSFKFVFQAIPKKQGCLARWTVEYEKLNAEIPDPKQMLQFAADLIKEIDDNLLIKSKEYL; encoded by the exons ATGTCGTCTTCTCTGTCTGGTAAGTTAAGTATTGAAGTAGAGGCCAAGTCATCTGCTCCTGCTTTATATGAGGCTAACTCGAAACGATTGTACGAGACACCAAAACTTTGCCCTACCTATTTACAGAAGGTAGATTTAGTAGAAGGTAAATGGGAAGAAGTGGGTGCTGTCGTGAACTGGCATTTCTTATTCG AGGGAAAACCTGTAATTTCCCAGGAGATATACGAGAGCATAGATGACGAAAAACTATCAGTCACTTTCAAGGTGATAGGAGGATTACTCGTAGAGGCATACAAAAGTTTCAAGTTCGTTTTTCAGGCCATTCCAAAGAAACAGGGATGCTTAGCCCGTTGGACTGTTGAATATGAGAAACTTAACGCGGAGATTCCAGATCCAAAACAAATGCTTCAGTTCGCAGCTGATCTTATCAAAGAGATAGATGATAATCTTTTGATCAAGAGCAAGGAGTACCTGTGA